One Streptomyces puniciscabiei DNA segment encodes these proteins:
- a CDS encoding XdhC family protein — translation MREILPALAHWHAAGASFGLATVVAVSRSAPRGPGAAMAVGPDDEVMGSVSGGCVEGAVFELAREVVADGEARLATFGYSDEDAFAVGLTCGGEITLLVRPVTPESDPAFGAVAESVAGGEPVTVATVVDGPAPRGATLAVWPDRAAGTLGASGLDVAVTADARGELALGASVLRHYGAQGERREDAVTVFLQSFAPPPRMLVFGAIDYAAAVARIGDFLGYRVTVCDARPVFATPKRFPAAVEVVVDWPHRYLAGTDTDDRTVICVLTHDPKFDVPLLQEALRRPAAYIGAMGSRKTHQERLEHLIEAGLTQAELSRLRSPLGLDLGARTPEEVAVSVAAEIVAQRWGGSGAPLTTTAGAIHAPTV, via the coding sequence GTGCGTGAGATCCTGCCGGCGCTGGCGCACTGGCATGCGGCCGGGGCTTCGTTCGGGCTGGCCACGGTCGTCGCGGTGAGCCGCAGCGCGCCGCGCGGCCCCGGTGCCGCCATGGCGGTGGGCCCGGACGACGAGGTCATGGGGAGCGTGTCCGGGGGCTGTGTGGAGGGCGCGGTGTTCGAGCTCGCCCGGGAGGTGGTGGCGGACGGCGAGGCGCGCCTCGCGACCTTCGGCTACAGCGACGAGGACGCCTTCGCGGTCGGGCTGACCTGCGGCGGCGAGATCACGCTGCTGGTACGGCCGGTGACGCCCGAGTCGGACCCGGCGTTCGGCGCGGTCGCCGAGTCGGTCGCCGGGGGCGAGCCGGTGACCGTGGCCACCGTGGTGGACGGACCGGCGCCACGCGGGGCCACGCTCGCGGTCTGGCCGGACCGGGCGGCGGGCACGCTGGGCGCAAGCGGCCTCGACGTCGCCGTCACCGCCGACGCGCGCGGCGAACTCGCGCTCGGCGCCTCGGTGTTGCGGCACTACGGTGCGCAGGGTGAGCGCCGTGAGGACGCCGTCACGGTGTTCCTGCAGTCGTTCGCGCCGCCGCCGCGCATGCTGGTCTTCGGCGCGATCGACTACGCGGCCGCCGTGGCGCGGATCGGCGACTTCCTCGGCTACCGGGTCACCGTGTGCGACGCCCGCCCGGTCTTCGCCACGCCCAAACGGTTCCCGGCGGCCGTCGAGGTCGTGGTGGACTGGCCGCACCGCTATCTCGCCGGCACGGACACCGACGACCGCACCGTGATCTGTGTCCTCACCCACGACCCGAAGTTCGACGTGCCGCTGTTGCAGGAGGCCCTGCGCCGCCCGGCCGCCTACATCGGCGCGATGGGCAGCAGGAAGACCCACCAGGAGCGACTCGAACACCTCATCGAGGCCGGGCTGACGCAGGCCGAGCTGTCCAGGCTGCGCTCACCGCTCGGCCTCGACCTGGGGGCCCGTACGCCCGAGGAGGTCGCCGTGTCCGTCGCCGCCGAGATCGTCGCGCAGCGCTGGGGCGGCAGCGGCGCGCCCCTGACCACCACCGCCGGAGCCATCCACGCGCCCACCGTCTGA
- a CDS encoding metallophosphoesterase family protein: protein MRLLLMSDTHLPKRAKRLPEPLLAELPRADVVFHAGDWVDTATLDLLESRSRRLIGVYGNNDGPELRARLPEMAYAELDGLRFGVVHETGPAQGREARCAARFPDLDLLVFGHSHIPWDTTAPTGLRLLNPGSPTDRRRQPHCTYLTAALTDGTLTDVTLHRLPGR, encoded by the coding sequence GTGCGCCTCCTGCTCATGTCCGACACCCATCTGCCCAAGCGCGCGAAACGGCTCCCCGAGCCGCTGCTGGCCGAACTCCCGCGCGCCGACGTCGTGTTCCACGCCGGCGACTGGGTCGACACCGCCACCCTGGACCTGCTGGAGAGCCGCAGCCGCCGGCTCATCGGGGTCTACGGCAACAACGACGGCCCGGAGCTCCGCGCCCGGCTCCCCGAGATGGCGTACGCCGAACTGGACGGCCTGCGCTTCGGCGTCGTCCATGAGACCGGCCCCGCCCAGGGCCGCGAGGCCCGCTGCGCCGCCCGCTTCCCCGACCTCGACCTGCTCGTCTTCGGCCACAGCCACATCCCCTGGGACACCACCGCCCCGACCGGACTGCGCCTGCTCAACCCCGGCTCCCCGACCGACCGCCGCCGCCAGCCCCACTGCACCTACCTGACGGCCGCACTCACCGACGGCACGCTGACCGACGTCACCCTGCACCGCCTGCCGGGGCGATAG
- a CDS encoding SDR family oxidoreductase, with translation MPATVVITGASAGIGRATARLYARRGADVVLVARGEGGLRAAADEVAALGGRPLVQPADMADQAQVEAVAEAAEKEFGPIDVWINCAFASVFAPFDEITPEEFRRITDVTYLGFVNGTRSALRRMLPRDRGTIVQVGSALGERSIPLQSAYCGAKHAINGFTSSLRTELLHRGSNVHVTVVQMPAVNTPQFEWVRSRLSRHPMPVPPIYQPEVAARAVLYAADHPRRKQYYVGAGAMATIWANRLVPALLDRYLARTGFDSQQTDRIPPAGLDNLFAPADQEPGEDQGAHGSFDDSAHPRSWQQTLARHPAATALGTGAAMLGVARGLRRLTSRA, from the coding sequence ATGCCTGCGACCGTCGTCATCACGGGTGCCAGCGCCGGGATCGGCCGCGCCACCGCCCGGCTCTACGCCCGGCGCGGTGCCGACGTCGTCCTGGTCGCGCGCGGCGAGGGCGGCCTACGGGCGGCGGCGGACGAGGTCGCGGCCCTCGGTGGACGGCCCCTGGTCCAGCCGGCCGACATGGCGGACCAGGCCCAGGTGGAGGCCGTGGCGGAGGCGGCGGAGAAGGAGTTCGGCCCCATCGACGTGTGGATCAACTGTGCCTTCGCCTCCGTGTTCGCGCCGTTCGACGAGATCACCCCCGAGGAGTTCCGGCGCATCACCGACGTCACCTACCTCGGCTTCGTCAACGGCACCCGCTCGGCCCTGAGGCGCATGCTGCCCCGCGACCGGGGCACGATCGTGCAGGTCGGCTCGGCCCTCGGGGAGCGGTCGATCCCGCTGCAGTCGGCGTACTGCGGCGCCAAGCACGCCATCAACGGCTTCACCTCCTCCCTGCGCACGGAACTGCTGCACCGCGGCAGCAACGTCCACGTCACCGTCGTCCAGATGCCCGCGGTCAACACTCCCCAGTTCGAATGGGTCCGCTCCCGGCTGTCCCGGCATCCCATGCCGGTGCCGCCGATCTACCAGCCGGAGGTCGCCGCCCGGGCCGTGCTGTACGCGGCCGACCACCCGCGCCGAAAGCAGTACTACGTCGGCGCCGGCGCGATGGCCACCATCTGGGCCAACCGGCTCGTCCCGGCCCTGCTCGACCGCTACCTCGCCCGCACCGGCTTCGACTCCCAGCAGACCGACCGCATCCCGCCCGCCGGACTGGACAACCTCTTCGCCCCCGCGGACCAGGAACCCGGCGAGGACCAGGGCGCCCACGGCTCCTTCGACGACAGCGCCCACCCGCGCTCCTGGCAGCAGACCCTGGCCCGGCACCCCGCCGCCACCGCCCTCGGCACGGGCGCCGCGATGCTCGGCGTCGCGCGCGGCCTGCGCCGGCTGACCTCCCGGGCCTAG
- a CDS encoding FAD-binding and (Fe-S)-binding domain-containing protein, whose product MTPADTSGLEAALRAEVDGEIRFDAGSRGAYATDGSNYRQVPLGLVVPRTVEAGARALSVCARFDAPVLSRGGGTSLAGQSTNTAVVIDWSKYCTRLISVDPERRTCVVEPGIVLDELNRQLAPHKLQFGPKPSTHSHCALGGMIGNNSCGASAQAYGKTVDNVRRLEILTYDGQRAWTGPTPPDERARIISGGGRLAEIYAGLERIATEYLADIRRGYPKIPRRVSGYNLDSLLPENGFDVARALVGSEGTLVTVLRAELDLVPVPPYQSLLVLGYDDICAAADDVSRLLEHCSPSQLEALDDRMAQLMREEGAYLDSLDSLPEGRSWLMVQYSGDSQEDVDEQAHALLRAIGRDEKESTVAFSDDPEREQKMLKAREAGLGVTARPPDDRETWEGWEDSAVPPERLGDYLRDLKRLFEEFGYDHPSLYGHFGQGCVHTRIPFDLRTADGVADFRRFVERAADLVASYGGSLSGEHGDGQSRGELLTRMFGERLVTAFGELKALLDPRDRMNPGKVVHPNPVDGQLRLGPGWRPATPSTHFDFPEDEHSFNRAVMRCVGIGNCRAHSGGVMCPSYRATMEEEHSTRGRARLLFEMLDGHADSAIKDGWRSTAVRDALDLCLACKGCKSDCPTGVDMATLKAEFMAHHYEGRLRPAAHYAMGWLPVWARLSRIAPSLVNSALHAPGLARLGKRLAGIDEARSAPVFAGESFVQWWKASDRQEPDPADPRTVVLWPDTFSTYFHPAIAKSAVRVLEDAGFRVAVPTEPVCCGLTWISTGQLTVARKVLTRTLAVLRPYLEAGTPVIGLEPSCTAVFRADAPELMPADQDVQRLAGQVRTLAEQLVHHAPDGWRPPQLARQATVQTHCHQHAIMKFDADEELMRRAHLDADVLDEGCCGLAGNFGFERGHHEVSMAVGELGVLPSVRAAAPGSLVIADGFSCRTQIEEGGTGRRALHLAEALALALDGNLPSDRPERLADRPPEPSRTARWATAATAAGLAAGAAVLGVRRRA is encoded by the coding sequence ATGACCCCTGCGGACACCTCCGGTCTGGAGGCGGCTCTTCGCGCCGAGGTGGACGGCGAGATCCGCTTCGACGCCGGCAGCCGCGGTGCCTACGCCACGGACGGTTCCAACTACCGGCAGGTCCCCCTGGGCCTCGTCGTACCACGCACCGTCGAGGCGGGTGCCCGGGCGCTGTCGGTGTGCGCACGCTTCGACGCCCCCGTGCTCTCCCGGGGCGGCGGCACCAGCCTGGCCGGACAGTCGACCAACACCGCCGTGGTGATCGACTGGAGCAAGTACTGCACCCGGCTGATCTCCGTCGACCCCGAGCGGCGCACCTGCGTGGTGGAACCCGGGATCGTCCTCGACGAACTCAACCGGCAACTCGCCCCGCACAAGCTCCAGTTCGGGCCGAAACCCTCCACCCACAGCCACTGCGCGCTCGGCGGCATGATCGGCAACAACTCCTGCGGCGCCTCCGCGCAGGCCTACGGCAAGACCGTCGACAACGTCCGGCGCCTGGAGATCCTCACCTACGACGGACAGCGCGCCTGGACCGGCCCCACGCCGCCCGACGAGCGCGCCCGGATCATCTCCGGCGGCGGCCGGCTCGCCGAGATCTACGCCGGCCTCGAGCGCATCGCCACCGAGTACCTCGCCGACATACGCCGCGGCTATCCGAAGATCCCGCGTCGCGTCTCCGGCTACAACCTCGACTCCCTGCTGCCCGAGAACGGCTTCGACGTGGCCAGGGCCCTCGTCGGCAGCGAGGGCACCCTGGTCACCGTCCTGCGCGCCGAACTCGACCTCGTCCCGGTGCCGCCGTACCAGTCGCTGCTGGTCCTCGGCTACGACGACATCTGCGCCGCCGCCGACGACGTGTCGCGCCTGCTGGAGCACTGCTCGCCCAGCCAGCTGGAGGCGCTGGACGACCGCATGGCGCAGCTGATGCGCGAGGAGGGCGCCTACCTCGACTCGCTCGACTCACTGCCCGAGGGCCGCAGCTGGCTCATGGTGCAGTACAGCGGAGACAGCCAGGAGGACGTGGACGAGCAGGCCCACGCCCTGCTGCGCGCCATCGGCCGCGACGAGAAGGAGAGCACCGTCGCCTTCTCCGACGACCCCGAACGCGAGCAGAAGATGCTCAAGGCCCGCGAGGCCGGCCTCGGGGTCACCGCGCGCCCGCCGGACGACCGGGAGACCTGGGAGGGCTGGGAGGACTCGGCCGTACCGCCCGAACGGCTCGGCGACTACCTGCGGGACCTGAAGCGGCTGTTCGAGGAGTTCGGCTACGACCACCCGTCCCTGTACGGCCACTTCGGACAGGGCTGCGTCCACACCCGCATCCCCTTCGACCTCAGGACGGCCGACGGCGTGGCGGACTTCCGCCGTTTCGTGGAGCGCGCGGCCGACCTCGTCGCCTCCTACGGCGGCTCACTGTCCGGCGAGCACGGCGACGGCCAGTCCCGCGGCGAACTGCTCACCCGCATGTTCGGCGAGCGGCTGGTGACCGCCTTCGGCGAGCTGAAGGCCCTGCTCGACCCCCGCGACCGGATGAACCCCGGCAAGGTCGTCCACCCCAACCCCGTCGACGGACAGCTGCGGCTCGGCCCCGGCTGGCGGCCCGCGACCCCCTCGACCCACTTCGACTTCCCCGAGGACGAGCACTCCTTCAACCGCGCGGTGATGCGCTGCGTCGGCATCGGCAACTGCCGCGCCCACTCCGGCGGCGTGATGTGCCCCTCCTACCGGGCCACCATGGAGGAGGAGCACTCCACCCGCGGCCGGGCCCGGCTGCTGTTCGAGATGCTCGACGGACACGCCGACTCCGCGATCAAGGACGGCTGGCGCTCCACCGCCGTGCGCGACGCGCTCGACCTGTGCCTGGCCTGCAAGGGCTGCAAGTCCGACTGCCCGACCGGCGTCGACATGGCCACGCTCAAGGCGGAGTTCATGGCCCACCACTACGAGGGCCGGCTGCGGCCCGCGGCGCACTACGCCATGGGCTGGCTCCCGGTGTGGGCCCGGCTGTCCCGGATCGCCCCCTCGCTGGTCAACTCCGCGCTGCACGCCCCCGGCCTGGCCCGACTCGGCAAGCGGCTCGCGGGCATCGACGAGGCCCGCTCGGCACCGGTGTTCGCCGGGGAGTCGTTCGTGCAGTGGTGGAAGGCGAGCGACCGGCAGGAGCCGGACCCGGCCGACCCCCGCACCGTGGTGCTGTGGCCCGACACCTTCAGCACCTACTTCCACCCCGCGATCGCCAAGTCGGCCGTACGGGTCCTGGAGGACGCCGGATTCCGGGTGGCCGTACCGACCGAACCCGTCTGCTGCGGCCTCACCTGGATCTCCACCGGTCAACTCACCGTCGCCCGGAAGGTGCTGACCCGCACCCTCGCGGTGCTGCGTCCCTACCTGGAGGCAGGCACCCCGGTCATCGGCCTGGAACCCTCCTGCACGGCCGTCTTCCGCGCCGACGCCCCCGAGCTGATGCCCGCCGACCAGGACGTGCAGCGACTGGCCGGACAGGTCCGCACCCTCGCCGAACAGCTCGTCCACCACGCCCCCGACGGCTGGCGGCCACCTCAGCTCGCCCGGCAGGCGACCGTGCAGACCCACTGCCACCAGCACGCCATCATGAAGTTCGACGCCGACGAAGAACTGATGCGCCGCGCCCACCTGGACGCCGACGTGCTCGACGAGGGCTGCTGCGGACTCGCCGGCAACTTCGGCTTCGAGCGCGGCCACCACGAGGTCTCCATGGCCGTCGGCGAACTGGGCGTGCTGCCGTCCGTGCGTGCCGCCGCGCCGGGCAGTCTGGTCATCGCCGACGGGTTCAGCTGCCGCACCCAGATCGAGGAGGGCGGTACCGGCCGCCGTGCCCTGCACCTCGCCGAGGCCCTGGCGCTCGCGCTGGACGGCAACCTGCCCAGCGACCGCCCGGAACGCCTGGCCGACCGCCCGCCCGAGCCCTCGCGCACGGCTCGCTGGGCGACCGCGGCGACCGCCGCCGGACTCGCCGCCGGCGCCGCCGTGCTCGGGGTGCGGCGGCGGGCATGA
- a CDS encoding MFS transporter has product MAHTPATLLRRAVRPASRAGSPRTVLLVMCAGYFLVLLDVTIVNVALPRIGSGLGADVGGLQWVVDGYALALAALMLTSGTAGDVYGHKRVVLTGFAVFGAGSLACGLAPGVPVLLAARVVQGVGAALLLPGTLAIIGRVFQDEAERARAIGVWAGVGSLALPAGPLLGGLLTEGLGWRAIFLVNVPIVVLALIWSAAVVRESREDRARRLDLPGMLLGAVTLFAGTFAVIEGGRLGAAAPEVLAAAVIAVAAPVALGLVELRRGDDAMLPLGLLRRPAFGAANTAAGIMNLCTLGTLFVLTLFLQSVQHHSVLTAGFMLVPLFAPLAVLAPFGGRITSRIGSRLPAGAGFLVAAGGLALLLRATPGAGYPVLLVAFLLWGVGLGLVTPAVVAAAIAAVPGERSGLASAVNNTARQTGGAMGIALAGAAAGTPANQERFVSGFHAVALSSACLYVVAAVVALALLPGAVSVRRR; this is encoded by the coding sequence ATGGCTCACACACCGGCAACCCTCCTGCGGCGCGCGGTGCGACCCGCCTCGCGCGCCGGTTCCCCGCGCACCGTGCTCCTCGTCATGTGCGCCGGTTACTTCCTGGTGCTCCTCGACGTCACGATCGTCAACGTCGCCCTGCCCCGGATCGGCTCCGGGCTCGGTGCGGACGTCGGCGGACTGCAGTGGGTGGTCGACGGCTACGCGCTGGCACTCGCCGCGCTGATGCTGACCAGCGGCACGGCAGGGGACGTGTACGGCCACAAACGCGTCGTGCTCACCGGCTTCGCCGTGTTCGGCGCCGGATCCCTGGCCTGCGGGCTCGCCCCGGGCGTGCCCGTGCTCCTCGCCGCCCGCGTGGTCCAGGGCGTCGGTGCGGCGCTGCTGCTGCCGGGCACACTGGCCATCATCGGCCGCGTCTTCCAGGACGAGGCCGAGCGGGCCCGCGCGATCGGTGTGTGGGCGGGCGTCGGCAGTCTCGCTCTGCCGGCGGGGCCACTGCTCGGCGGCCTGCTCACCGAGGGGCTCGGCTGGCGTGCGATCTTCCTGGTCAATGTGCCGATCGTGGTGCTCGCCCTGATCTGGTCGGCCGCGGTCGTACGGGAGAGCAGGGAGGACCGGGCCCGGCGCCTCGACCTGCCTGGCATGCTGCTGGGCGCCGTCACGCTCTTCGCCGGCACCTTCGCCGTCATCGAGGGCGGGCGACTGGGTGCGGCCGCGCCCGAGGTCCTCGCGGCCGCGGTGATCGCCGTCGCGGCCCCGGTGGCCCTGGGCCTGGTGGAACTCCGGCGCGGCGACGACGCGATGCTGCCGCTCGGCCTGCTGCGCCGGCCGGCCTTCGGCGCCGCCAACACCGCCGCCGGGATCATGAACCTGTGCACGCTGGGCACCCTCTTCGTGCTGACGTTGTTCCTGCAGTCCGTGCAGCACCACTCCGTGCTCACCGCCGGGTTCATGCTCGTCCCGCTGTTCGCGCCGCTCGCCGTCCTCGCGCCGTTCGGCGGGCGCATCACCAGCCGGATCGGCTCCCGGCTCCCGGCGGGCGCGGGGTTCCTGGTCGCCGCGGGCGGGCTCGCGCTGCTGCTGCGGGCCACGCCCGGTGCCGGATATCCCGTGCTGCTCGTGGCGTTCCTGTTGTGGGGGGTCGGGCTGGGACTGGTCACACCGGCGGTGGTCGCCGCGGCGATCGCCGCGGTACCCGGGGAGCGGTCGGGGCTTGCCTCGGCCGTCAACAACACCGCGCGTCAGACCGGAGGCGCGATGGGGATCGCCCTGGCGGGGGCGGCTGCCGGGACGCCGGCGAACCAGGAGCGGTTCGTTTCCGGGTTCCACGCGGTGGCCCTTTCGTCCGCCTGTCTGTACGTGGTTGCGGCGGTGGTCGCCCTCGCGTTGCTGCCGGGAGCCGTGTCCGTGAGGCGGCGGTGA
- a CDS encoding cellulase family glycosylhydrolase, with translation MPNIRVRLLVVLVVLCGFLTVAGRPPATAATPALPAGSLWFDGAPLTVQGGRFTDGQGREIVLRGYNVSGEAKLEENGGLPFASVADAEKSATALRALGGGNTVRFLLSWARAEPVRGQVDTGYLAAVTEQMRAFLDAGIRVFPDFHQDLYSRYLFNSGSWYTGDGAPKWAVDAGSYPAESCGICLFWGQNITQNAAVQKAQYDFWHNAHGLQDAFLATAQTTMAYLQQHLNPAEFAGVAGFDPYNEPYAGSYDSGQTSRTWEKDLLWPFYEKFRARMDAAGWQDKPALVEPNLFWNANISTQKQEGGLLDAGTLGPRYVFNTHFYDQKAISGVLMWGKAADGQYASDFAAVRDRAAAAGTAVVVSEFGHPLSGTVSDKAPTVLKAMYQGLDSRLRGSSWWTNPAASGPVLSATQWQWDLYNGRHHELMNGNPGKVLTAGDAWNDEDLSAVRLDDSGTVTLRQDARLLDRLYPSATAGTALAFTYEDRSRDGSTTLTWNPVPSSLPDVSRLVGSGQYGLLVWRSGDGSAPTELHLPASFPTAATTVVSDLGTVLAPPAYTGAATPVAVAPEPGGTGSRRLLLTDTDSGALHYALVTNGATAPSADLLTAARSELAAWASAHF, from the coding sequence ATGCCGAATATCCGGGTGCGTCTGCTGGTTGTTCTGGTCGTCCTCTGCGGATTCCTGACGGTGGCGGGCCGCCCGCCCGCCACCGCCGCCACCCCTGCCCTCCCCGCCGGCTCGCTCTGGTTCGACGGCGCCCCGCTCACCGTGCAGGGCGGCCGCTTCACCGACGGCCAGGGGCGCGAGATCGTCCTGCGCGGCTACAACGTCTCCGGCGAGGCCAAGCTGGAGGAGAACGGCGGGCTGCCCTTCGCCTCGGTGGCCGACGCCGAGAAGTCGGCCACCGCGCTGCGTGCCCTGGGAGGAGGGAACACCGTCCGCTTCCTGCTCTCCTGGGCGCGCGCCGAACCCGTGCGCGGCCAGGTGGACACCGGCTATCTGGCCGCCGTCACCGAGCAGATGCGCGCCTTCCTGGACGCGGGCATCCGCGTCTTCCCGGACTTCCACCAGGACCTGTACTCCCGGTACCTGTTCAACAGCGGCAGCTGGTACACGGGCGACGGCGCCCCCAAGTGGGCGGTGGACGCGGGGAGTTACCCGGCCGAGTCCTGCGGCATCTGTCTCTTCTGGGGCCAGAACATCACCCAGAACGCGGCCGTGCAGAAGGCGCAGTACGACTTCTGGCACAACGCCCACGGTCTTCAGGACGCCTTCCTCGCCACCGCACAGACGACCATGGCCTACCTCCAACAGCACCTCAACCCGGCCGAGTTCGCGGGCGTTGCCGGATTCGACCCGTACAACGAGCCCTACGCCGGCTCCTACGACTCCGGGCAGACCTCCCGCACCTGGGAGAAGGACCTGCTGTGGCCGTTCTACGAGAAGTTCCGCGCCCGCATGGACGCCGCCGGCTGGCAGGACAAGCCCGCCCTCGTGGAGCCCAACCTCTTCTGGAACGCCAACATCTCCACCCAGAAACAGGAGGGAGGCCTGCTGGACGCGGGCACGCTGGGCCCGCGCTATGTCTTCAACACCCACTTCTACGACCAGAAGGCCATCTCCGGCGTCCTCATGTGGGGCAAGGCGGCCGACGGCCAGTACGCCTCCGACTTCGCCGCCGTACGCGACCGCGCCGCGGCCGCCGGCACCGCGGTCGTGGTCAGCGAGTTCGGCCATCCGCTGTCCGGCACGGTCTCCGACAAGGCGCCGACCGTCCTGAAGGCCATGTACCAGGGCCTCGACTCACGCCTGCGGGGGTCGAGTTGGTGGACGAACCCGGCCGCGTCCGGTCCGGTGCTCTCCGCCACCCAGTGGCAGTGGGACCTCTACAACGGCCGGCACCACGAGCTGATGAACGGCAACCCCGGCAAGGTGCTCACCGCCGGCGACGCCTGGAACGACGAGGACCTGTCCGCCGTACGCCTGGACGACTCCGGCACCGTCACCCTGCGCCAGGACGCCCGCCTGCTGGACCGCCTCTACCCGAGCGCCACGGCCGGTACGGCTCTGGCGTTCACCTACGAGGACCGCTCCCGCGACGGCTCCACCACCCTCACCTGGAACCCGGTGCCGAGTTCCCTTCCGGACGTCTCCCGGCTCGTCGGCTCCGGACAGTACGGGCTGCTGGTGTGGCGCTCCGGCGACGGCAGTGCACCCACCGAACTGCACCTGCCGGCGTCCTTCCCCACCGCGGCCACCACCGTCGTCTCCGACCTGGGCACGGTCCTGGCCCCGCCCGCCTACACCGGCGCCGCCACCCCGGTCGCCGTCGCCCCCGAGCCGGGCGGCACCGGCAGCCGCCGGCTGCTGCTCACCGACACCGACTCCGGTGCCCTGCACTACGCGCTGGTGACCAACGGGGCCACCGCGCCCTCGGCGGACCTGCTGACCGCGGCCCGGTCCGAGCTGGCCGCGTGGGCGTCGGCGCACTTCTGA
- a CDS encoding YncE family protein codes for MPASRTRHLCSVAAALALTVAGPATAASAVSGAPDGLREVLFVGNNWDGTADVITSSGDFARIGRINVIPDKAERLAEINADPVKWIYYTSIRNQVGEGHDQYVDDMYSTPDGRSVVVSRPSFADVVSIDLATDKVNWRFPVAGYRADHMAVSPDGTRVAVSASTANKVQVLDINTGKELGEFGTGDKPHENFFTNGGKYIWNMSIGEVTTSLDDPGWDWTKGDRHLTVVDATTFKQVRTIDMRQRLDAIGLKDFSDAVRPAAFTPDWSKLYFQVSFFNGFLEYDVAADRITRVKTLPENPATNPDRTTWLLDSRHHGISMNPEGTRLCVAGTMDNYATVVDRASFDVGPLITASTPYWATVSGDGKDCVISEAGADQVTAIDFATGQKVLSVPVGDHPQRVRLGHVQADWTGPAGS; via the coding sequence ATGCCTGCCTCCAGAACCAGGCACCTGTGCTCCGTGGCCGCGGCCCTCGCCCTGACCGTCGCCGGGCCGGCGACCGCCGCCTCCGCCGTGAGCGGCGCCCCCGACGGCCTGCGCGAGGTGCTGTTCGTCGGCAACAACTGGGACGGCACCGCCGATGTCATCACGTCCTCCGGCGACTTCGCGAGGATCGGCCGGATCAACGTCATCCCCGACAAGGCGGAGCGGCTGGCCGAGATCAACGCCGACCCGGTCAAGTGGATCTACTACACGTCCATCCGCAACCAGGTCGGCGAGGGGCACGACCAGTACGTGGACGACATGTACTCCACGCCGGACGGCAGGTCCGTGGTCGTCTCCCGGCCCAGCTTCGCCGACGTCGTGTCCATCGACCTGGCCACCGACAAGGTCAACTGGCGTTTCCCGGTGGCGGGTTACCGCGCCGACCACATGGCGGTCTCCCCCGACGGCACCCGCGTCGCGGTCTCGGCGTCCACCGCGAACAAGGTGCAGGTGCTGGACATCAACACGGGTAAGGAGCTGGGCGAGTTCGGCACCGGCGACAAGCCGCACGAGAACTTCTTCACCAACGGCGGCAAGTACATCTGGAACATGTCCATCGGCGAGGTGACCACGTCCCTCGACGACCCGGGCTGGGACTGGACCAAGGGTGACCGGCACCTCACCGTCGTCGACGCGACCACGTTCAAGCAGGTCAGGACCATCGACATGCGGCAGCGTCTGGACGCGATCGGGCTGAAGGACTTCTCCGACGCCGTGCGGCCCGCCGCCTTCACCCCCGACTGGTCCAAGCTGTACTTCCAGGTGTCGTTCTTCAACGGCTTCCTCGAGTACGACGTCGCCGCCGACAGGATCACCCGGGTGAAGACGCTTCCGGAGAACCCGGCGACCAACCCCGACCGCACCACCTGGCTGCTGGACTCGCGCCACCACGGCATCTCGATGAACCCCGAGGGCACCAGGCTGTGTGTCGCGGGGACGATGGACAACTACGCGACCGTGGTCGACCGGGCCTCCTTCGACGTCGGCCCGCTGATCACCGCCTCGACGCCGTACTGGGCGACCGTGAGCGGCGACGGCAAGGACTGCGTCATCTCCGAGGCCGGCGCCGACCAGGTCACGGCCATCGACTTCGCCACCGGCCAGAAGGTGCTGTCCGTGCCGGTCGGCGACCATCCGCAGCGTGTCCGGCTGGGGCACGTCCAGGCCGACTGGACGGGTCCGGCGGGGAGTTGA
- a CDS encoding TetR/AcrR family transcriptional regulator produces MTGRLKAPTGRYGGRSAEERQAERRRRFLDAALELFGGAPGYRGTTVAALSQAAGLSTRQFYEEFRTLEDVLAALHLQVNDWAEQAVLHALATADGLPLAERAGVLFRAYARDVTCDPRRIRVTFVEIVGVSPRLEEQRLARRARWVDLIRAEADAAVARGEAAPRDYRLAATAFIGSVNGLLHDWTAGWVDATLDEVVDELVRLLLGMLRPQGWRPRRG; encoded by the coding sequence GTGACGGGCAGACTCAAGGCGCCCACGGGCCGTTACGGCGGCAGGTCCGCCGAGGAGCGGCAGGCGGAGCGGCGCCGGCGGTTCCTGGACGCGGCCCTGGAGCTGTTCGGCGGTGCGCCCGGTTACCGGGGCACGACGGTCGCCGCGCTGAGCCAGGCGGCCGGCCTGTCGACCCGTCAGTTCTACGAGGAGTTCCGCACGCTGGAAGACGTCCTCGCCGCGCTGCACCTCCAGGTCAACGACTGGGCCGAACAGGCGGTGCTGCACGCCCTCGCCACGGCTGACGGGCTGCCGCTGGCCGAGCGTGCCGGCGTGCTCTTCCGGGCCTACGCCCGCGACGTCACCTGCGACCCGCGCCGCATCCGCGTCACCTTCGTGGAGATCGTCGGCGTGAGCCCCCGCCTGGAGGAGCAGCGACTGGCCCGCCGGGCCCGCTGGGTCGACCTCATCCGAGCGGAGGCGGACGCGGCCGTGGCGCGCGGGGAGGCGGCGCCCCGCGACTACCGCCTCGCCGCGACGGCTTTCATCGGCAGCGTCAACGGCCTGCTGCACGACTGGACCGCCGGCTGGGTGGACGCCACGCTGGACGAGGTGGTGGACGAGCTGGTGCGGCTGCTGCTGGGCATGCTGCGCCCGCAGGGCTGGCGGCCCCGGCGCGGGTGA